From Lewinellaceae bacterium:
ATCCCTAACTGAAGGCAGATCTGCGGGACAGAGAGTTTCTTTTCCTGGTAAAGCACCTCTGCGGCGGTTCTCGGCAGATTTGGACAACCCCTTGGGGCGCCCGCCAAACCTGCCTCTCGCTCTGGCAGCTTTGAGGCCGGCAAACGCCCTCATCTGGATGATGTCCCTTTCAAATTGAGCCACAGCTGCAAAATCGCAGGCCAAAGAAAGGGCCGATAAAATGGGCTTTTTGCTATAAAAGCCTATTTTTACAGAACAAAAGCGAAAGGCTCTACATGTTCAAAATCGACCTCGATGAATTGCGAAAAGGATTACCCGGCTTTACCCCCACTGCCGGTGGCTTCCTGGCAGAGGCTGCAATCTACTGCCTGGAATTCTGTGGCCATAAAACCGGGGCCGAATTAACAAAGCTATGACCAGTGAGTTAAACACAATGCACCAGATGGCTATGGAATTTGTCGATGAAGCCAGGTTTGCACATCAACGCGGTGAAGAGCGTACGGCCCGGTTGTTCTTCGAAAAAGCTTTTTATTTGGAAAAGGTAGTAGCTTTAGCCGCTCCATTGCAAGAAACCTATCGCCTTACGCGCTCTGTATTTCTAAGAAGTTCTGCTTCTCTAGCTTTAGACTGCGGGTTTAATAGTGAAGCAATTCAGTTGATTCAGTTAGGCACGACGAAAGAATAAACTGTCCATTCTGGCTTGTACTTTTTGCGCCATGCTGCGTTGCTCCCCGACCCTTCGGGTGCGGGGCAGGCTATCACTCAGGTAGCTTTGGCTATCCTCATTCTTCGCGCCTTGCCTGGCACAAAAATTACTGCGCCATAATTGTACACTTTATTCTTTCCTCGTGCCTTAGCATTATCCTCACAACCTCATCCGGCTATTGAACCTGAACTTGAAGAATTGTTCGTCAAAGCTAGTGCTAGTGCCCAGGAACCACATCAGGAAGCTGCCACTACGATCACTGGCCGATTGGTAGCTGCCGATCTGCCGAATAACCAAATTAAACTGCAGATATCTGATACGATGCACTTGATCGCCGTTTTTGTTCCTGAAGATACCTTTACGAAAATCATCAAAGAATATTGGGATAATACGGTCATTGTTCATGGAGTAACGCGTCCGGATGGATCGATTTATCTACGGGATATCCACCAAGCTGCTTAAACTTAACCTTCCTTGTACTCTCTCTTGGCAGCTTTTGCCTTTTAAAGTCCAGAAAAACGTGATCTACGAGATTTGGTGTACTTTTAATAGAAGTCCAGGAAAAGAACCTTTTCATACACTACCTCAATCGTCGATTGCTTCAACCATACTATAAGGTATCGGATACCCCTTTGGGATTTTTGAGACCGCCAAGTTGTAATTTCCAATCCAAAACGTTAGCTTTCGACAGTTAAACTGGACAACCCTTTTGGGCGCCCGCCGTATCTGCCTCTTGCCCGTGCAGCCTTGATGCCGGCTACCGTTCTAATGTTGGACAGCCAGGTGGTGCTTCGTACACAGCCACTAGCCAACGTTGGACCCGTACACCGTACACAACCCCGGCAGCTATTGTCCAACGCTAGACGGGTAGCCTCGATGCCGGCAAACGTCCTCATTTGGCGGACGGTATGCTTTGTACCATCAATTTTTCCCCTGGCGCTTCCGTATTCTTCCAGTATTGCTATATTTAAACTGTGGGTTTGCCTTTTTATAAAAAAAAATATTGTCCCTATGAAAAAGACTACAGATCTGACCCGCCGGGAATTTATTAAGGCCACTGCCGTATCCGGAATCGGCCTGACGGTTGTTCCTGCACACGTATTGGGAGGAACAGGCCGGGTTGCGCCGAGCGATAAAATAAATGTCGCCCTGATCGGGAGCGGTACGCAGGCGCTAAAAATGCTGCCGGACTGGTTAAAACGGCCGGAATTGCAATTCGTATCTGTTTGCGATCCCAACCGGGAAAGTTATGATTATCCTCTGTGGGGAAAATCGAAAGGCGAAAAAAAAGGCGCGCCGGGAGGCAGGGAAGTAGGCCGTGCCAGGATAAATGAATTTTATGCGGAAAATGCAGGCAAAGCAGCCTATAAAGGGTGCAGCGCCTATGCCGATTTCAGGGAATTGCTGGAGAAAGAGAAAGGCGTTGATGCCGTATTCATCATGACTCCCGACCATTTGCACGCTACGGTGGCGGCGGCGGCCATGAAGAAAGGAATCATGGCCGGGTCGCACAAACCCGTCGGCAATTTCATGCACGAGACCAGGGTGGTTTGTGAAATGGCGAAGCAAACTAAAATTCCTACCCAGCTATTTGCTTTTCAGGACCCGGAAGAACTGTATGTATTAAAAGAGTGGATTGGCCAGGGCCTGATCGGAGAGGTAAAAGAGCTGCATCGCTGGACCAATCGCCCGATGTGGCCCCAGGGATCCCCCTACCTGCCGGCAAATACCCCGCCGATCCCGGATGGTTTTGACTGGGAATTGTGGCTGGGGCCTGCGCTTCCCCGCACTTATTCCCCTGATTATACGCATACCGTCTTTAGAGGCTGGTATGAATTCGGAGCAGGATGCCTGGCCGATATGGGCTACTACGGTTTTTGGAAGGATTGGCGGCTGTTGAACCTTGGGATGCCCGTAAGCGCTGAGGGTTCAGCCAGTTTTACCTGCGAAATAAGAGATTTCAGAAGTACCTGGGTTGAGAACAACCTTTCCTACCCCCATGCGGCTACGTTGCAATGGGAGGTACCGGTAAATGGCGGGGATAAAATGATGGAGGTCTTCTGGTATTCGGGAGGCATTCGTCCAGGGACGCCAAAATTCCTTAAAAAAGAAGGTAAAGGCATGCCTCAGGAAGGCGTTATGTTCGTGGGTGAAAAAGGCACCATCCTTGCCGATTACGGTTATCGCAACCCACAGTTATATGAGGCCGGCAAGGCCGATGAAAAAGCAGCTTCCATTCCAATACCTGAGGTGCAACTCATGGATCAAACCACCGAAATGATCAATGCATTTAAAGGCGGACAGCCCTCGCGCGGCAGTTATCCGAACGCCCAAACCATTGCGGAAGCGATTTGCCTCGGCAACCTGGCCATCAGAATGGATCAGCGCCTGGAATGGGACAACGAAAACCTGAAAGTGACAAATGTGCCGGAAGCGAATGAATTTGTCAGGCGCAAGTGCCGGGAAGGATGGGAGATATGAAATTCAAAAACTATAAAATAGTGAAAATGAAAAATACAATATTTTTAATCGCTCTGGCAACGGGGGCCTTTTCCTTGAGCTTTTCCGCCCAGGCGCCGGCCCAAACCGGCCATTACTTTAAAGACAGGGGTTTTATTTCCCTGTTTAACGGGAAAGACCTTGCCGGCTGGAAGGTGCCCGAAGGGGATAACGGCCACTGGAGCGTAATCGACGGGGTAATTGACTACGATGCCCGTTCTGAAGCCAAGGATAAAAATTTATGGTCGGAAAAAGAATTCACTGATTTTGAATTGCACATCGAATGGCGGTTTAAAGGTTATGGCGATCATTTGTTTCCGCTGCCGACCATATTGCCAAGCGGAGAATACCTCAGAGACGATGATGGCAAGATCATTGAACCTCCCGGGCCCAATTCCGATTCGGGCATTCTCTTAAAAGGCGCCGGGCAGGCCAATCTCTGGTGCTGGCCGGTAGGCTCCGGGGAGTTGTGGTCGATTAGAAACAACAAAGAGCTCTCCGCAGAAGTAAGAGCGGCTGCCGTGCCATCAGCCAACGCAGATAACCCCGTCGGCCACTGGAATGTATTCGACATCATCGTAAAAGGAGAACGGATCACGATCATCAATAATGGGCAGATCGTAATCGATAATGCCTACTACCCTGGATTGAATGTAAAAGGCCCAATCGGTTTGCAGCATCACGGAGGCATCAACCCCGATACCGGTAAATTGAAAGGCGCCTCCAGCCTGGTTCAGTTTCGAAATATTTGGATAAAGGAAATCTAGTGGACGCCGCCATGCCTGGCCTGCTCGACCCTGTCCTCACGAGCAGGCAGGCTGCGTTGTTCCCCGGCCCGTTGGGCGCGGGGCTCCTATAGCCCCGCTGTGCTCGCTCCTCTTGAAATGGCAGGGCAATCAAGGAATAAACTTTGGCCAGATTGTTGAAGATGAATAAAAATTTCTTATTTGTTCAAAACAGCTTCATAAGCCACCTCCAAGGCGGCCTGCACGATGTCCGGTGACACATTGTCCAGTTCAAAAGTAGTCCAACCCTTTTCTCCCCATTTGTTGGGCACGGGGTAAATGCCCGCCTCCCCCAATTCGCCAAACGCTGATTGCTCCGAAAGCGACAATACGATGTTTGCCGACCGGCTTGGCTCGTGGAGGGTCGCAAAAGTTCGTCTTTTCACCACCTTGAAAGCGGTTCTGTCAAAATGCGGCTTGTCTTCCGTGCCCGGAAATGAAAGCGCCAGGAATCTGAATTCTTCTGCAGTCATGATGAAGATCGGTTCGATAGAGGCAAAGGTATGCCAAGTTTTCAGAAAATTGATATTTTTGAAACAAAATGTTTACCTAAATCACTTCTTTCTTCATCAAAAACGACCATTTTGTTCTGTTTTAAAATATTTTATCTTTGAATTGCTTGCTTTTAAAAACAAAAAGATGGAAATTGTCCACATCGAAAAAGACATAAAGGCCGTATCCGGAGGGGTTTTGCCTCGAAGCAAAAATAGTAGCTTCTCAATAAATCTCGTTTTGCGGCCAGTCCTGTAAGGACGAAAGGCCGTTGCCAGGGCCGCGAGGCCCTGGAAATGGGGTTTAGCGTTGTTGGAGTCCTGCCCCAAAGGGGCCACCATGTGGTAGGGACGACAGGTTTCATTCCCATTTATTGAGAAGTTAGGCACGAGGAAAGAATAAAGTGTACAATTATGGCGCAGTAATTTTTGTGCCAGGCAAGGCGCGAAGAATGAGGATAGCCAAAGCTACCTGAGTGATGAGCAACGCAGCATGGCGCAAAAAGTACAAGCCAGAATGGACAGTTTATTCTTTCGTCGTGCCTTACCAAAAATAATCCTATCATTCACCAAAACAAGCAGTCATGGCAAGCAAACAAAAAATCTCCCCTTTCTTTTGGTTCGACACCCAGGCGGAGGAAGCCGCCAATTTTTATGCTTCCATCTTTCCCGATTCAAAAACCGGCAAAATACAGCGCCAGGGCGATGCGGTCCTGACTGTCCAGTTTTTTCTTTCCGGCCAGGAGTTCGCGGCGCTTAACGGCGGGCCGATGTTCACTTTTAACCCAACCGTATCCTTTTACGTCGTTTGCGAAAGCGAAGCGGAAATCGATCAGGCCTGGGAAAAATTGTCAGAGGGCGGAAAAGCCATGATGCCGCTCGATAAATATCCGTGGAGCGAAAAATACGGCTGGGTGCAGGACAAATACGGCGTCTCCTGGCAATTGACTTTGGGCAAAATAACGGACGTGGGGCAGAAAATCTCGCCCGTGCTGATGTTCACCGACAAGCAGCAGGGAAAGGCCGAAGCAGCCATTCATTTTTACAGTTCCATATTTGAAAATTCCGGTATCAATCTCCTGTCAAAATACGAAGAAGGGGAAGGCGACCCTGCTGTCGGAACCATCAAACATGCCCAGTTCCGGCTTGACGGGAATATTTTCATGGCCATGGACAGCAGCATCATGCACGGTTTCGATTTCAACGAAGCCATATCGTTTGTGGTGCACTGCGGGACACAAAAGGAGGTGGATTATTTTTGGGAAAAACTCACCGCTGATGGAGGAGAGGAAATGATGTGCGCCTGGTTGAAAGACAAATATGGCGTGGTGTGGCAAATTGTGCCCGATGAGCTTATCCAATTGATTTCCGACCCTGACCCCGCCCGGGCGCAAAGGGCCGTCGGCGCCATGATGCAGATGCGAAAAATCGACATCGAAAAAATACGCCAGGCGGCCGATGATGAAAGCCGCACGGTTATTACGGTGCAGGCAACCGTTAATGCCCCCATCGAAAAAGCATGGGAAATGTGGACGCTGCCCGAACACATCACAAATTGGAATTTCGCCAGCGGCGATTGGCATTCGACCCGTGCGGAAAACAATTTAAGGCCGGGCGGAAAATTCAATTACCGGATGGAAGCAAAGGATGGCAGCATGGGCTTTGACTTTAGCGGCACCTATACTGCGATAAAGGAAAATAAAAACCTGGAATACCGGCTTGATGACGGCCGCAACGTGCAAGTTCATTTTTCGGCAGTGGATGGAGGTACTTTCGTCATGGAAAATTTTGAAGCGGAAAATACGAACCCGGCCGAGATGCAAAAAAACGGCTGGCAGGCTATTCTGGATAATTTCAAAAAATATGTGGAGGCGGATTAAGGCCCTGTCATCCTGTCCCTACTCATACATCTCCTCCACCCCCGTACCCGCCAGCTCCACCAGGAAGCCGCCAACCTCGCCAGTCACCATTTCCAGATAAACCCGCCCCTTCTCCGCCGTCGACCGGGCGGGATTGCCCACGCCGGTATCCTCCGTCACCTTGGTCCAGTAGCGCTGGGAGGTGGCCCAGCCCTCTTTGAAGCCTTTGAAGCGGTAGTTTTTACCCTTGCCCGGGCCGGCTTCTTCCAGGGGCCGCACCAAATCCGGGCGAAGATGCAGGAGGATGCTGGTCTCCAGCTCGCCGGCGTGGTCGCCCGGCTCGTCAAAGTACTGCCTGGCGTCGCCGATGCGCCAGAAATCGATGCTGCAGGCGAACATATCCGGGAAGTCGATGGCCAGCTCGCGGATCATCGTTTTGAAGTTGTTTCCACCGTGAGCGTTGAGGATTGCCAGCTTGCGGATGCCGTGGCGGAGCAGCACGTCGGTTACATCCTTCAGTATGGCATACTGCGTGCTCGGGTTCATATTCATGCACAGCTTGACATCGAGCTGGCCGGTGTTGACGCCGAATGGGATACCGGGCAGCACGATGACTTTGGCGCCCTGCTCCCAAGCCTTGCGGGCGGCCTCGGCCGCCACGTACTGCGACTCGAAGTTGTCGGTGGCGTAAGGCAGGTGGTAGTTGTGCGCCTCGGTGGCGCCCCAGGGCAGGACGGCCACCTGGTAGTCGGTGGCCTTGACGGTTTTCCAGTTCGTTTCGGCGAGGAGGTAGGGGCGGGTTGGCATCTGTATGTGGTTTTGAATGATGAAAAATACTCTAAAAGCTACAATTTTGGAATTAAAAATACTATTTTTGATACAAAATCAGCAAGAGGTATTTCAGGAATCCCTGGCCAGGAATATCGGCGACTTTTCCCGTTTTCTGGAAGCCATAAGCCTATCACATGGCGCAGTGCTCAATATTAGCAACGTAGCCCGGGACTGCGGTGTGAAAAGAAAAACAGTAGATAACTACATCCAAATACTGGAGGACATCCTGCTCGCCTTTCGCCTTCCTGTTTTCACCAAAAGGGCGTCCAGGGCTCTGTCTTCCCATCCAAAATTCTATTTCTTCGACTCCGGAGTATTTCAAACCCTCCGCCCCAAAGGGCCATTAGACAAGCCCGAGGAGATCGGCGGAGCGGCCCTGGAAGGCCTGGTGGCGCAACACCTGCGTGCCTGGATGGCTTATTCCTCACAATCATTTACGCTCTATTTCTGGCGCTCCCAGAGAGGCACGGAGGTGGATTTCATCCTGTATGGCGAAGCTGGCATTTATGCCCTTGAAGTGAAAAACAGCAAAAAAATCCGGCAGGCAGACCTGAGGGGGTTGATTGAATTTGGCAAGGATTACCCCATCAGCAAGCGCGTTTTCTTATACCGGGGAGACGAAAGGCTAATGAAAAATGGTATCCTGTGTTTGCCCTGTTCAGAATTTTTGGGCCCCCTGTCTCCGTTAAATGCTATGGATGACCTGCTGCTCCAAGGCAATTGCATGAAATATGTTTTGACCCCGAAGCGGGTCAAACGTCTATAGAATTATCCCGTATAATTAAATTTTCGACCTCAAAGAGGTCGTACAAACGGGTAGATGTACGACCTCTGCGAGGTCGGGAGGGCTTAAAACATCGTTTCCTATAAACATACGACCTTTTCAAGGTCGATCCCATTTCATGCGATTGCCATACCTGCTGCTCTGATCTCCATTTGCACAATAAAGAAATTATCGTATATTTACAGTCCCATTTCGTACTATTCTCCTATCTGCACCGGCCCTGGCCGGCTGCATCCTCAGGTTTTCCAATCTGCGGGATATTTTCATTTTTTAATACAGATTTCAGGCATGCTCCCAACAGAGCTATGCTTTCAAATGGAGTTGCGTAAAGCAGCCCCCAAACCACGCGGATATGAGAACCCTTGGTACAGCCCTGATCCTTTGCCTGTCGGCCTGCTTGCCGGCAAAACTCTCCGCCCAGCCCGGCGATGTTGCAGCAGTAAATGACACCTTATGCATTCAGTTGGGCGAGGACGCGAACTTCAACGTCACCGACAACGACCTCCTGCCCCAGGGCGCCTTCCTCCCCGTTTTTTTGACCACGCCCTCCAACTGCTTCAATATCTTGGAAGACGGGCGGCTGGTGTTGCTCAGCGAGGAGGAGCGCTGCTGTGGAGAGCACGTGCTGGAATACCAGTACGAAGGCTGCCAGGGCGGGCCGGAATGCTTCGGCCTGGTTTTCATCACCGTAAAGTGCCCCAAACCAGAATGCTTCCTGGTCAACCTGGAAGACTATGCCGGAGAGGGCAGCGACCCCACCGGCGGCGGCAACCCCATGGACCCCGGCTGCGTGTACGCCTGCGAGAATTCTGAGGCTACCTATTACGTGAGTTACAACCCAACGAGCGCCTACAACTGGTCGGTGGCCGGCGGCACTTTCACTGCCGGCGCCAACCCGGCCGAGATTCACGTCAGTTGGGGCGCCATGGGCAGCGGGACTGTTGCGGTGGCCATCGCCAACAGCAATAATGAAACCACATTGACCGAAGTATGCGTGGACATACTGGAAGGCCCCATCGCCGCTTTCCAGCCATCGGCCGCCTGCGTCTGCCTGAATGCGCCCATCAGCTTCGCCAATACATCCACCGGCGGCAACGGCTTTTTCTGGGAATTCGGCGACGGCAACACCTCCACCCTGTTCGAGCCTACCCACCAGTACGCCGGGCCGGGAACTTATACCGTGACCCTCTATACCACCCGGAATAACTACGACGAAAAAGGCAATCCCCTCTGCTGCTGCACCGATTCCACCTCCCTGGAGGTCGAAGTAGACTCGTTGGAGGGCCCGGGCATCTACTGGATTTCCACCCTCTGCGCCAACGATAGCACCAAGTACTGGACGGACGCCATGAACTGCGGGACTTACAACTGGACGGTCCTGGATGAGAACGGCCTGCCCCTCCCTTTCGCCGGACAGGGCAACGACACCATCTGCGTGCAATGGGGCGCCGGGCCGTTCGGAACGGTGGTGCTGGAAGTGGCGGATTGCGACGGGGCTTATTGTGATAAACCCGTCTCGGTGAAAGTGCCCATCATCCCCTCTACCGTCGGCATCAACGGCCTGGCGGAAGTTTGCGAGAACGCCATCGCCACCTATACCGTGCCCAAATGGGCCAGCGTGTATTACGACTGGCAGGTAACGGGCGGAGCGGTCCTCTCCGGGCAAGGAACCAACACCGTAGTAGTGCAATGGGGCGCCGCCCCCGGCCCCGGCGTCATCAACCTGAACTATTCCAGCAGCTTTCTCGGCGGCCTTCCCGGCCAGGAGCCGAGTGATTGTTCGGGCACGGCCAACCTGTCGGTGGCCATCAAACCGGCTTTTGGCGTCACGGGGCCCAGCCCGGCGGTGGCCTGCACGAACAGCGTTTCCAGCTTTTTTGCCACCGCTGCACCCTCCGCTTCTTACACCTGGGCCGTCACCCCTCCGGCTACCTTCAGCGGGCAGGGCACGAGCGCCATCAACGTTACCTGGGACAGCGGCCCCGGCAATTTCACCGTCACCGCCATACCCAACGACACCACGGCCTATTGCAATGATTCCGTCTCGGTGCGGGTCAGGGTGGAAGAACTGCCGCCGCCCGATGGCATCGACGGGCCAACGGTTATCTGCCCCGGGCAGGCCTATGCCTACTTCGCGCAAAGCTCCGAAAGCG
This genomic window contains:
- a CDS encoding Gfo/Idh/MocA family oxidoreductase, with translation MKKTTDLTRREFIKATAVSGIGLTVVPAHVLGGTGRVAPSDKINVALIGSGTQALKMLPDWLKRPELQFVSVCDPNRESYDYPLWGKSKGEKKGAPGGREVGRARINEFYAENAGKAAYKGCSAYADFRELLEKEKGVDAVFIMTPDHLHATVAAAAMKKGIMAGSHKPVGNFMHETRVVCEMAKQTKIPTQLFAFQDPEELYVLKEWIGQGLIGEVKELHRWTNRPMWPQGSPYLPANTPPIPDGFDWELWLGPALPRTYSPDYTHTVFRGWYEFGAGCLADMGYYGFWKDWRLLNLGMPVSAEGSASFTCEIRDFRSTWVENNLSYPHAATLQWEVPVNGGDKMMEVFWYSGGIRPGTPKFLKKEGKGMPQEGVMFVGEKGTILADYGYRNPQLYEAGKADEKAASIPIPEVQLMDQTTEMINAFKGGQPSRGSYPNAQTIAEAICLGNLAIRMDQRLEWDNENLKVTNVPEANEFVRRKCREGWEI
- a CDS encoding DUF1080 domain-containing protein: MKNTIFLIALATGAFSLSFSAQAPAQTGHYFKDRGFISLFNGKDLAGWKVPEGDNGHWSVIDGVIDYDARSEAKDKNLWSEKEFTDFELHIEWRFKGYGDHLFPLPTILPSGEYLRDDDGKIIEPPGPNSDSGILLKGAGQANLWCWPVGSGELWSIRNNKELSAEVRAAAVPSANADNPVGHWNVFDIIVKGERITIINNGQIVIDNAYYPGLNVKGPIGLQHHGGINPDTGKLKGASSLVQFRNIWIKEI
- a CDS encoding MmcQ/YjbR family DNA-binding protein; translated protein: MTAEEFRFLALSFPGTEDKPHFDRTAFKVVKRRTFATLHEPSRSANIVLSLSEQSAFGELGEAGIYPVPNKWGEKGWTTFELDNVSPDIVQAALEVAYEAVLNK
- a CDS encoding VOC family protein; translation: MASKQKISPFFWFDTQAEEAANFYASIFPDSKTGKIQRQGDAVLTVQFFLSGQEFAALNGGPMFTFNPTVSFYVVCESEAEIDQAWEKLSEGGKAMMPLDKYPWSEKYGWVQDKYGVSWQLTLGKITDVGQKISPVLMFTDKQQGKAEAAIHFYSSIFENSGINLLSKYEEGEGDPAVGTIKHAQFRLDGNIFMAMDSSIMHGFDFNEAISFVVHCGTQKEVDYFWEKLTADGGEEMMCAWLKDKYGVVWQIVPDELIQLISDPDPARAQRAVGAMMQMRKIDIEKIRQAADDESRTVITVQATVNAPIEKAWEMWTLPEHITNWNFASGDWHSTRAENNLRPGGKFNYRMEAKDGSMGFDFSGTYTAIKENKNLEYRLDDGRNVQVHFSAVDGGTFVMENFEAENTNPAEMQKNGWQAILDNFKKYVEAD
- a CDS encoding creatininase family protein, with the translated sequence MPTRPYLLAETNWKTVKATDYQVAVLPWGATEAHNYHLPYATDNFESQYVAAEAARKAWEQGAKVIVLPGIPFGVNTGQLDVKLCMNMNPSTQYAILKDVTDVLLRHGIRKLAILNAHGGNNFKTMIRELAIDFPDMFACSIDFWRIGDARQYFDEPGDHAGELETSILLHLRPDLVRPLEEAGPGKGKNYRFKGFKEGWATSQRYWTKVTEDTGVGNPARSTAEKGRVYLEMVTGEVGGFLVELAGTGVEEMYE
- a CDS encoding DUF4143 domain-containing protein; its protein translation is MIQNQQEVFQESLARNIGDFSRFLEAISLSHGAVLNISNVARDCGVKRKTVDNYIQILEDILLAFRLPVFTKRASRALSSHPKFYFFDSGVFQTLRPKGPLDKPEEIGGAALEGLVAQHLRAWMAYSSQSFTLYFWRSQRGTEVDFILYGEAGIYALEVKNSKKIRQADLRGLIEFGKDYPISKRVFLYRGDERLMKNGILCLPCSEFLGPLSPLNAMDDLLLQGNCMKYVLTPKRVKRL